One genomic segment of Rivularia sp. PCC 7116 includes these proteins:
- a CDS encoding TnsA endonuclease N-terminal domain-containing protein has protein sequence MLSTQEFEEWCRRLKLPEVTRKVISQIRSTEPVRQVKSLGGNVSGNYCSQKMGKTLQFESHKVELPGIEEYETCSDVLEFYDQPYQLTLKFMTKKGREVTVTHIPDFFVIRQQSAGFEEWKPQAKLEKLSLLQPNRYVKNQDGQWTSPPAEEQAQLYGCYYRIRSDAEIDWIKYRNRQFLRSYAEQKYQIGTEIATFIKSLVSSQPGITYLKLLQYQNVNPDHINALLATEELYIDLSAAPLAEPEKVHIFRNQEMALAHNLTSVSQNLTVANSLQIIDVAVGTSFCWDGQPLTVLHNGESKIVLRSSNSLIHLTHSEFDLLVQRGEIVGLKVPEQIGIHPEAIERFLKASPQALAEANKRYLVIEPYLHGQKRENETVSLRTIRNWKAKFKAAEQKYCWGYIGLIDNHAAKGNRLPKISTEVWEFVDKIIESHYETLKQRGKLAVYGVLSQEWEKAGRIEHLPSYVTFSSRIKQRSGYQQTKKRLGSRAAYQKSNFYWELEFTTPRHGDRPFEICHIDHTQLDIELVCSRTGRTLGRPWATLLIDATSRRILAIYLTFDEPSYRSCMMVLRICVQRFSRFPETIVVDGGAEFGSTYFETLLAAFGCTKKQRPAAKARFGSVIERIFGTTNTEFFYNLRGNTQITKNVRVVTKSNNPKGQAVWTLDELYEHFCAYSYELYDCKEHPALLQSPRQAFLSGLALSGSRPHKKILYDQNFRIFTLPSTPKGTAKVQPSRGVKINYLYYWSVDDSFINPEVEGTNVPVRYDPFDMGTAYTYVKGQWVRCISDYYKSFHNCSEREVKLASLELHRSRQKVSQVITISAKEKAAYLESAEAKEVLLLQRLHDLARLDVHSIIEGERSGHNHPQNIALNQKNPELDTNFNSTKDESVILEHLNTIEPYKNEELWK, from the coding sequence ATGCTTAGCACCCAAGAGTTTGAAGAGTGGTGTCGCCGCCTAAAGTTACCAGAGGTGACCAGAAAAGTCATTTCTCAAATCCGTTCCACAGAACCAGTGAGGCAAGTAAAATCCCTTGGGGGTAACGTTAGTGGCAATTACTGTAGCCAAAAAATGGGCAAAACGCTCCAATTCGAGTCGCACAAAGTAGAACTGCCAGGTATTGAAGAGTACGAAACTTGCTCCGATGTCTTGGAATTTTATGACCAGCCTTATCAATTAACCCTAAAATTTATGACCAAAAAGGGGCGGGAGGTCACAGTCACACACATACCAGATTTTTTCGTCATTAGACAACAATCGGCTGGTTTTGAAGAATGGAAACCTCAAGCTAAATTGGAGAAATTATCTCTGTTACAACCGAACCGATATGTTAAAAACCAAGATGGGCAATGGACTAGTCCACCAGCCGAAGAACAGGCCCAACTATATGGTTGCTACTACCGGATTCGTTCTGACGCGGAAATTGATTGGATTAAGTATAGAAATCGTCAGTTTCTTAGAAGCTATGCCGAACAAAAATACCAAATTGGAACAGAAATAGCTACTTTTATTAAAAGTCTAGTATCATCTCAACCCGGAATTACTTATCTCAAGCTACTCCAATACCAAAATGTCAATCCAGACCATATTAACGCCTTATTAGCCACTGAAGAATTGTACATTGACTTGAGTGCTGCTCCTCTTGCCGAACCCGAGAAAGTACATATATTTCGCAATCAAGAAATGGCTCTTGCCCATAACCTAACGAGCGTTTCTCAAAATTTAACAGTGGCTAATTCCCTACAAATTATTGATGTAGCTGTTGGGACTTCTTTTTGTTGGGATGGTCAGCCGCTAACAGTGTTACACAATGGAGAAAGTAAAATTGTACTGCGCTCATCTAATTCCCTGATTCATTTAACACATTCTGAATTTGATTTATTGGTGCAGCGAGGTGAAATTGTTGGTCTAAAAGTTCCGGAACAAATAGGAATTCACCCAGAAGCAATAGAGCGTTTCCTTAAAGCTAGTCCCCAAGCCCTAGCAGAGGCTAATAAACGCTATCTAGTCATTGAACCTTATCTGCATGGACAGAAGCGAGAAAATGAAACCGTTTCCTTGCGGACTATTAGGAATTGGAAAGCAAAATTTAAAGCCGCAGAACAAAAATATTGTTGGGGCTATATTGGGTTAATAGATAATCACGCTGCTAAAGGTAATCGTCTTCCCAAGATATCAACAGAGGTTTGGGAATTTGTTGATAAAATTATCGAATCACATTATGAGACTCTTAAACAACGTGGAAAACTAGCAGTCTATGGAGTATTAAGCCAAGAATGGGAGAAAGCTGGTCGAATTGAACATCTACCCAGTTATGTTACTTTTTCTTCTAGAATTAAACAGCGTTCTGGCTATCAACAGACCAAAAAACGGCTCGGTTCTCGTGCTGCTTATCAAAAATCAAACTTTTACTGGGAATTAGAATTTACCACACCTCGTCATGGTGACCGTCCTTTTGAAATTTGTCATATCGACCATACTCAACTAGATATTGAATTAGTTTGTTCCCGAACAGGTCGGACTTTGGGAAGACCTTGGGCTACATTGTTAATTGATGCCACAAGCAGACGTATTCTTGCTATTTACCTCACATTTGATGAACCGTCATACCGGTCATGCATGATGGTATTGCGAATTTGTGTTCAACGCTTTTCTCGTTTTCCGGAAACAATTGTGGTAGATGGCGGAGCGGAATTTGGTAGCACCTATTTTGAAACACTTCTGGCTGCCTTTGGATGTACTAAAAAGCAACGACCTGCTGCTAAAGCTAGGTTTGGTTCAGTTATTGAACGTATTTTCGGAACTACCAATACAGAGTTTTTTTATAACCTCAGAGGCAACACCCAGATTACTAAAAATGTTCGGGTTGTCACGAAATCAAATAATCCAAAAGGTCAAGCAGTTTGGACATTAGATGAACTTTATGAACACTTTTGTGCTTATAGTTATGAGTTGTATGACTGTAAGGAACATCCAGCACTCTTGCAGAGCCCACGCCAAGCCTTTTTATCTGGACTAGCTTTGAGTGGTTCTCGTCCTCATAAAAAGATTTTGTATGACCAGAACTTTAGAATATTTACTCTGCCATCAACACCCAAAGGAACAGCAAAAGTTCAGCCAAGTCGGGGAGTAAAAATCAACTATCTATATTATTGGTCAGTAGATGATTCTTTTATCAATCCAGAAGTAGAAGGCACAAATGTACCAGTGCGTTACGACCCTTTCGATATGGGAACTGCTTATACTTATGTCAAAGGACAATGGGTGCGCTGCATTTCTGATTATTACAAATCATTTCACAATTGCTCAGAGCGAGAAGTCAAGTTAGCCAGCCTTGAACTGCACCGTTCGAGACAAAAAGTTTCTCAAGTAATTACGATTTCAGCTAAAGAAAAAGCAGCTTATTTAGAATCAGCTGAAGCCAAAGAAGTGTTGTTATTACAACGACTGCATGACCTAGCACGTCTGGATGTTCATTCCATAATTGAAGGTGAACGTTCTGGGCACAATCATCCCCAAAATATTGCCTTAAATCAAAAAAATCCTGAACTTGATACCAATTTTAACTCTACTAAAGATGAATCAGTTATTTTGGAGCATTTAAATACTATTGAACCTTATAAAAATGAGGAGTTGTGGAAATGA
- a CDS encoding ATP-binding protein: MNKERPFPEELLLQSSQIKTSYFKSITVPHKKLKRALDTLLLNILEPADTLVFLVFGVTGVGKTTLRLRLEKLLSEEFIADIQSNPGQIAVAGLEAIPAERGNFSYKDYYTRALEALKEVLVEYKVNYGLTEPDSQELKHDYHINGKDSPALRRAMEKVFRYRQIKAFTVDEAQHLLMISGGHQMLQQMNWIKSIANLTGTIHILFGTYELLNCPTLNGQVGRRSEDIHLSPYYADQPEDVAEFIRVTNTFQRHLPLQKEPDLEKHYEYLLEGSVGCVGILKNWLTRSLRVALAESATTLTTSHLKQGAFGASRINKIRSEAQQGERRLLESEGLSFHLESSNVSNNQAVNKSSTKKGRVGQRNPKRDAVGMKQYDS; this comes from the coding sequence ATGAATAAGGAGCGACCATTTCCCGAAGAACTCCTTTTACAATCAAGCCAGATAAAAACCAGTTATTTTAAGAGTATTACTGTTCCTCATAAAAAGCTAAAGAGAGCTTTGGATACTCTATTACTCAATATTTTGGAGCCAGCAGATACATTAGTTTTTCTTGTCTTCGGTGTGACGGGTGTAGGTAAAACAACATTAAGGCTACGTCTAGAAAAGCTGCTTAGTGAAGAATTTATAGCTGATATACAAAGTAATCCCGGTCAAATCGCTGTTGCTGGTCTGGAAGCTATCCCGGCAGAACGAGGAAATTTCAGCTACAAAGATTATTATACTCGCGCCTTAGAAGCGCTTAAAGAAGTATTGGTTGAATACAAAGTTAACTATGGTTTGACTGAACCAGATTCTCAGGAATTGAAACACGATTATCATATTAACGGTAAAGATTCACCTGCCTTGCGTAGAGCAATGGAGAAAGTTTTTCGTTACCGTCAGATCAAAGCATTCACGGTAGATGAAGCTCAACATTTATTGATGATATCTGGTGGACACCAAATGCTACAACAAATGAATTGGATTAAGTCAATTGCTAATTTGACTGGTACAATACATATTTTGTTTGGTACTTATGAATTACTCAACTGTCCAACTCTCAACGGACAAGTAGGAAGACGCAGTGAGGATATTCATCTTTCACCATATTATGCTGACCAGCCAGAAGATGTTGCCGAGTTTATCAGAGTAACTAACACCTTTCAACGTCATCTTCCCTTACAAAAAGAGCCGGATTTAGAAAAACACTATGAATACCTTTTAGAAGGTTCTGTTGGTTGCGTTGGTATTCTCAAAAACTGGCTAACTCGCTCACTTCGAGTTGCTTTAGCTGAGTCGGCTACGACTTTAACAACTTCTCATCTTAAACAGGGTGCTTTTGGAGCTTCTCGTATCAATAAAATTCGCTCGGAAGCACAGCAGGGTGAACGTCGTCTACTTGAGTCAGAAGGTCTATCTTTTCACTTGGAATCCTCGAACGTTAGCAATAATCAAGCTGTCAACAAATCATCCACCAAAAAAGGTCGTGTTGGTCAACGTAATCCCAAGCGAGATGCAGTAGGAATGAAACAGTATGACAGTTAA
- a CDS encoding helix-turn-helix domain-containing protein, which translates to MTVNLDTKNELWDLEPPSFLPRSRLFHLLPIGVGTPYVESLTSYVSRLAVAHSVSTGTLLAIEVGPLIKTNYSANRKSIVAIYGQESVRALNGIRLGALQLVRALETLTLRTDLQFLTMLPWTEVFPALGLLKHEQAWCPLCLEEWLENRKVIYLPLLWALNVVKVCPYHHQPLQSQCPHCHAQFLPLWRSSRPGYCLKCSGWLGSSKDARDVEPNFFEATDEFQWNIWAANTLGNLIAQAPSQHSPLPRETIKKALVFFVNKFSNGDVSAFGQLIGVPSSKITQWYSGKTIPTLDKLLKICYRLQISLIKFLQPELKQQVNTNQVTLCPSPQQRQLTVTSQRNKARIRSLLKSVLNQNEYPSPSVREVARRYHIGGATLYRYAPDLCQAISARYWDYKKLLQQQTIQQGINEVKRLTPELYAQGITPSVKNLASVMTNPEALWREEVLETLSEVRRSLGELPER; encoded by the coding sequence ATGACAGTTAACCTCGATACAAAAAATGAATTATGGGATTTGGAACCACCTAGCTTTTTGCCACGAAGCCGTTTGTTCCATCTCTTACCAATTGGTGTGGGTACGCCTTATGTAGAAAGCCTAACTAGCTATGTTTCTCGTTTAGCTGTTGCTCATAGTGTATCAACAGGAACTTTATTGGCTATTGAAGTAGGTCCATTAATCAAAACAAATTATTCTGCCAATAGGAAGAGCATTGTCGCGATTTATGGTCAAGAGTCTGTTAGAGCTTTAAATGGCATTCGGTTGGGAGCTTTACAACTAGTTCGGGCTTTAGAAACACTTACTTTACGCACTGACTTGCAGTTTTTAACTATGCTTCCTTGGACAGAAGTTTTTCCAGCTCTGGGATTGCTTAAACATGAACAAGCTTGGTGTCCTCTGTGCTTAGAGGAGTGGTTAGAGAATCGAAAGGTAATTTATTTACCACTGCTATGGGCGCTAAATGTTGTCAAAGTTTGTCCATATCATCATCAACCTTTACAATCACAATGTCCCCACTGTCACGCCCAATTTCTACCTCTTTGGCGCAGTTCTCGACCTGGATATTGCTTGAAATGCTCTGGTTGGTTGGGTAGTAGTAAAGATGCAAGGGATGTAGAACCCAATTTTTTTGAAGCAACTGATGAATTTCAGTGGAATATTTGGGCAGCAAATACTTTGGGGAATTTAATCGCTCAAGCTCCTTCCCAACATTCTCCATTGCCTAGAGAAACCATTAAAAAAGCTTTAGTCTTTTTCGTGAATAAATTTAGTAATGGTGATGTTTCGGCTTTCGGGCAGTTGATAGGAGTACCATCATCAAAGATAACTCAATGGTATTCAGGTAAGACTATTCCCACGTTGGATAAACTTTTGAAAATTTGTTATCGACTACAAATCTCTCTTATCAAGTTTCTTCAACCTGAGTTAAAGCAGCAAGTTAATACTAACCAAGTTACTTTATGTCCCAGTCCTCAACAAAGACAACTAACTGTTACTTCACAAAGAAATAAGGCACGAATCCGCTCCTTACTTAAAAGTGTGCTTAATCAAAATGAATATCCTTCACCTTCTGTCAGAGAAGTAGCCCGACGCTATCATATTGGTGGCGCTACTTTATACCGCTATGCTCCAGATTTATGTCAGGCAATTTCTGCTCGTTACTGGGATTACAAAAAACTTCTTCAACAACAAACTATTCAGCAGGGTATCAATGAAGTCAAACGACTGACTCCAGAACTTTATGCACAAGGAATAACTCCCAGTGTTAAAAATTTGGCTAGTGTTATGACTAATCCAGAAGCATTATGGCGTGAAGAGGTTCTCGAAACTTTAAGTGAGGTACGGCGTTCTCTT